A genome region from Candidatus Binatia bacterium includes the following:
- a CDS encoding DUF4332 domain-containing protein, with protein MTDLKGIDQDLVAKLKAAGVETTSDLMKVWHDPDQRAKLATTSGLNDEQFKRMVSLARMARMPGVGPKYAELLVTSGVIGRKSLSKHTPEGLVKHLAEVSASRKLTGPVPSLTEVGAWFADLKPLVGPPD; from the coding sequence ATGACCGATCTGAAAGGCATCGATCAGGACCTCGTCGCCAAGCTGAAGGCTGCGGGCGTCGAAACCACGAGCGACTTGATGAAGGTCTGGCACGACCCGGATCAGCGCGCCAAGCTCGCGACGACCTCGGGTCTCAACGACGAGCAGTTCAAGCGGATGGTCTCCCTGGCGCGGATGGCGCGCATGCCGGGCGTGGGACCGAAGTACGCCGAGCTCCTCGTCACCTCGGGCGTCATCGGCCGGAAGAGCCTCTCCAAGCACACCCCCGAGGGGCTGGTGAAGCATCTCGCGGAGGTGAGCGCGTCGCGGAAGCTGACCGGACCGGTGCCCTCGCTGACCGAGGTCGGCGCGTGGTTCGCCGACCTGAAGCCGCTCGTCGGACCTCCGGACTGA